Proteins found in one Pseudomonas sp. P8_241 genomic segment:
- a CDS encoding SulP family inorganic anion transporter, whose translation MASASTSHSTERPNRWQDLLAGLSIAGLLLPEAVAYSSIAALAPQAGVIALFAGLLCYGLLGTSRFAIVSATSSSAAVLAAATATLANGDPALRSTLAIGLVLMTGLFFLLAGLFKLGSVTSFIAKPVLRGFAFGLALTIILKQVASVVGVHLSYANLVRFLPQLLEQLPQWNWVAASVGAVALALLWLFGRLRRLPGGLLVVVIGIAAGQWLELPAYGVKLIGVIDLGLEVPRLPVLPFSDWLRLGELAFAMVMILYAESYGSISSYALKHGDRVKSNRDLLVLGASNLLSGLFHGMPAGAGYSATSANEAAGATSRLAGLVAAFVVLVIVLTVLPYIALTPEPILAAIVIHALGRGLSLQPLGRYFIWRRDRLLVICAVGAVLMLGVLDGLLVAVAISVLLMLKQLSAADIQILGRIDGGHDFVDVQRHPTARTVPGVLIVRPGEALFFANVERILGGALRLIRHSPTPIHTVILSLEESPDLDGTSIEALQEFFERVHQEGKRLMLARLKDQAQSVLAALPEVEANGAVLSGLSVDGAVQQALKRNT comes from the coding sequence TTGGCCAGCGCTTCAACTTCCCATTCCACCGAGCGACCCAATCGTTGGCAGGACCTGCTGGCCGGGTTGTCGATTGCCGGCCTGTTGTTGCCCGAAGCGGTGGCTTATTCAAGCATCGCCGCACTGGCGCCTCAGGCCGGGGTGATCGCCTTGTTTGCCGGGTTGCTGTGTTATGGCCTGCTCGGCACCAGCCGTTTTGCGATTGTCTCGGCGACTTCGTCGTCCGCTGCGGTGCTCGCGGCGGCCACTGCGACGTTGGCCAATGGCGACCCTGCGCTTCGCTCGACGCTGGCTATCGGACTGGTGCTGATGACCGGCCTTTTCTTTTTGCTGGCCGGGCTGTTCAAGCTCGGCAGCGTGACGTCGTTTATTGCCAAGCCGGTGTTGCGCGGGTTTGCCTTTGGTCTGGCTCTGACCATCATTCTCAAACAGGTCGCCAGCGTGGTCGGGGTGCATCTGAGCTATGCCAATCTGGTGCGGTTTCTGCCGCAGTTGCTTGAACAATTGCCGCAATGGAATTGGGTGGCTGCGTCTGTCGGCGCAGTGGCATTGGCTTTGTTGTGGCTGTTTGGGCGGCTTCGGCGTTTGCCGGGCGGATTGTTGGTGGTGGTGATTGGCATTGCGGCGGGCCAGTGGCTGGAGCTGCCGGCCTACGGCGTAAAGCTGATCGGCGTGATCGACCTGGGCCTTGAGGTGCCAAGACTGCCGGTGCTGCCGTTTTCCGACTGGTTGCGATTGGGAGAATTGGCGTTCGCCATGGTGATGATCCTGTACGCGGAGTCTTATGGTTCGATCAGCTCCTATGCGTTAAAGCATGGTGATCGCGTCAAGTCGAACCGTGATTTGCTGGTCCTCGGCGCGTCCAATCTGCTGTCTGGCCTGTTCCACGGGATGCCGGCGGGGGCAGGCTATTCGGCAACATCGGCAAATGAAGCCGCCGGTGCAACTTCGCGCCTGGCAGGCCTCGTGGCGGCGTTCGTTGTATTGGTGATCGTGTTGACGGTGCTGCCTTACATCGCGCTGACGCCCGAACCGATTTTGGCGGCTATCGTCATTCATGCGCTGGGCCGTGGCTTGAGCCTGCAACCATTGGGACGTTATTTCATTTGGCGCCGTGACCGTTTGTTGGTGATCTGCGCTGTGGGTGCGGTCCTGATGCTCGGAGTGCTGGACGGCTTGCTGGTGGCGGTGGCGATCAGTGTGTTGCTGATGCTCAAGCAGCTGTCGGCGGCGGATATCCAGATACTCGGGCGCATTGATGGCGGTCACGATTTTGTCGACGTGCAACGCCATCCGACGGCGCGAACAGTGCCTGGCGTATTGATTGTGCGGCCGGGAGAAGCGTTGTTCTTTGCCAATGTCGAGCGGATTCTTGGTGGGGCCTTGCGCTTGATCCGGCATTCGCCAACGCCGATTCATACGGTCATTCTCAGCCTTGAGGAGTCCCCCGACCTGGATGGCACCAGCATCGAGGCATTGCAGGAGTTTTTTGAGCGGGTACATCAGGAAGGCAAGCGGTTGATGCTGGCGCGGCTTAAGGATCAAGCGCAGTCAGTGTTGGCAGCGTTGCCGGAGGTGGAGGCAAACGGGGCGGTGCTGAGTGGGTTGAGTGTGGATGGAGCGGTGCAGCAAGCGCTCAAAAGGAACACATAA